The Glycine soja cultivar W05 chromosome 6, ASM419377v2, whole genome shotgun sequence genome has a window encoding:
- the LOC114416558 gene encoding aldehyde oxidase GLOX1-like, which translates to MHVQLLNNDRLIIYDRTDFGFSNLTLPNGTCRHDPSEKVLNQTDCTAHSLEYDVASDTFRPLFVQTDIWCSSGTTVANGTLIQTGGYNDGERKIRSFTPCETCDWQETDNALLVKRWYSTDHYLPDGRQIIIGGRRQFNYEFYPKINSAEYDKPYVLPFLFETYDKGVENNLYPFVFLNVDGNLFIFANSRAILFDYQNDIVVRTYPEIPGGDPRSYPSTGSAVLLPLRNLEAPSVEAEVLICGGAPRGAFQLVPQGVFLQALDSCARIMITDPNATWTVESMPMGRVMSDMVMLPNGDILIINGAQLGTAGWDKAMEPVLEPVIYKTNGWVGSRFVLQSASSIPRMYHSTAILVRDGRVLVGGSNPHEKYDFSNVSYPTDLSLEAFSPYYLDPQFSPLRPMIVEPCSHANVTYGEKFKMGIEVNGTLVPELVSVTMLAPPFNTHSFSMNQRLLVLSIGQVNVTGNWTCEFEVTPPGSAVLAPPTFYLLFVVHQDIPSEGIWIKIQ; encoded by the coding sequence ATGCACGTGCAGCTCCTCAACAATGACCGCCTCATCATCTACGACCGCACCGACTTCGGCTTCTCCAACCTAACCCTCCCCAACGGCACCTGCCGCCACGACCCCTCCGAAAAGGTCCTCAACCAAACAGACTGCACCGCACACTCCCTCGAATACGACGTCGCATCCGACACCTTCCGCCCCCTCTTCGTCCAAACCGACATCTGGTGCTCCTCCGGCACCACCGTCGCTAACGGCACACTCATCCAAACCGGCGGCTACAACGACGGCGAACGCAAAATAAGATCCTTCACTCCATGCGAAACGTGTGACTGGCAAGAAACGGATAATGCCCTTCTCGTTAAGCGCTGGTACTCCACCGATCATTATTTACCAGACGGACGTCAAATTATAATAGGAGGAAGAAGACAATTTAATTACGAGTTTTACCCGAAGATAAATTCAGCAGAGTACGATAAACCCTACGTGTTACCGTTTCTGTTTGAGACTTATGATAAGGGCGTGGAGAATAATCTCTATCCGTTTGTGTTTTTAAACGTGGACGGAAATCTTTTCATTTTCGCCAACAGCCGTGCGATTCTGTTTGATTACCAAAACGACATCGTTGTCAGAACATATCCGGAGATACCTGGGGGAGACCCTAGGAGTTATCCTAGTACCGGTTCCGCGGTTTTGCTTCCCTTGAGGAATTTGGAAGCGCCGAGTGTTGAGGCAGAGGTTTTGATCTGCGGTGGGGCCCCAAGGGGGGCTTTTCAGCTGGTGCCACAGGGGGTTTTCCTCCAAGCGTTGGATTCTTGCGCAAGGATTATGATTACAGATCCGAATGCCACGTGGACAGTGGAGAGCATGCCCATGGGGAGGGTGATGAGCGACATGGTGATGCTCCCCAACGGTGACATTTTGATCATAAACGGAGCTCAATTAGGAACGGCCGGGTGGGATAAGGCGATGGAACCGGTTCTTGAACCAGTTATTTACAAAACCAACGGTTGGGTTGGGTCCAGGTTTGTTTTGCAAAGCGCCTCGAGTATTCCTAGGATGTATCACTCGACGGCGATTTTGGTTCGTGATGGAAGGGTTCTCGTGGGTGGTAGCAACCCTCACGAGAAATACGATTTCTCTAACGTGTCTTACCCTACGGACCTGAGTTTGGAGGCGTTTTCTCCTTACTATTTGGACCCTCAGTTTTCACCCTTGCGTCCGATGATTGTAGAGCCTTGTTCTCATGCTAATGTCACATATGGTGAGAAATTTAAGATGGGTATTGAGGTCAATGGGACGCTTGTGCCCGAGTTGGTGTCGGTGACTATGTTGGCGCCGCCGTTTAACACGCACTCTTTTTCCATGAATCAGAGGTTGTTGGTGTTGTCGATTGGCCAAGTTAATGTTACCGGAAATTGGACTTGTGAATTTGAGGTGACTCCGCCCGGTTCGGCTGTCCTTGCACCTCCCACGTTTTATCTGTTATTTGTGGTTCATCAAGACATTCCCAGCGAAGGAATTTGGATCAAGATTCAATGA
- the LOC114414609 gene encoding aldehyde oxidase GLOX-like, producing MPTLSYSQTTPMSTSSPLFLLLIIIIIIPILHFHAAEAAAKGQWQLLHKNIGIVAMHMQLLHNDRVIIFDRTDFGLSNLTLPDGRCRNNPNEMVVKTDCTAHSVEYDVVANTFRALFVQTNVWCSSASASPDGTLVQTGGFNDGDRAVRTFTPCRTCDWKEIDDGLAARRWYATNHILPDGRQIIIGGRRQFNYEFYPKTQAKNTYSLPFLVQTNDANAENNLYPFVFLNVDGNLFIFSNNRAILFDYNKNSVVRTYPQIPGGDPRCYPSTGSAVLLPLKNLRAPKVEAEVLICGGAPRGAYQNALSGKFVPALETCARIKITDPNPKWDMETMPGARVMSDMVLLPNGDVLIVNGAAVGTAGWELGRNPLLSPFLYKPNNRVGSRFEVQTSSDIPRMYHSSAVLLRDGRVLVAGSNPHIYYKFTNVLFPTELRLEAFSPWYLEPGFSSVRPTIVFPASQTKLKYGQTLRLRFEVMSATLVGDSVSVTMLSPPFNTHSFSMNQRMLVLEPHDLSKVGESTYEVEVTAPVSAVLAPPGFYLLFLVHQEIPSQGIWVQMV from the coding sequence ATGCCCACACTAAGTTATTCCCAAACCACACCAATGTCGACCTCTTCACCACTCTTCCTCctcctaattattattattattattcctaTCCTCCACTTTCACGCGGCGGAAGCCGCCGCCAAGGGACAGTGGCAGCTCCTCCACAAAAACATCGGCATTGTCGCCATGCACATGCAGCTCCTCCACAACGACCGCGTCATCATCTTCGACCGCACCGACTTTGGACTCTCCAACCTAACCCTCCCCGACGGAAGGTGCCGCAACAACCCAAACGAAATGGTCGTCAAAACCGACTGCACCGCACACTCTGTCGAATACGACGTGGTAGCCAACACATTCCGCGCCCTCTTCGTCCAAACTAACGTCTGGTGCTCCTCCGCTTCAGCCTCTCCCGACGGAACACTAGTTCAGACCGGCGGATTCAACGACGGCGACCGCGCCGTCAGAACCTTCACCCCGTGCCGCACCTGCGACTGGAAAGAAATTGACGATGGACTCGCGGCACGGAGATGGTACGCCACCAATCACATCTTGCCAGATGGGCGACAAATAATTATCGGCGGAAGAAGACAATTCAACTACGAGTTTTACCCCAAGACACAAGCTAAGAACACTTACAGCTTACCTTTTCTGGTTCAAACCAACGACGCTAACGCTGAAAACAACCTCTACCCGTTTGTTTTTCTAAACGTGGATGGCAACCTTTTTATCTTCTCAAACAACCGCGCTATCTTATTCGATTACAATAAGAACAGTGTGGTGAGAACGTACCCTCAAATACCAGGTGGAGATCCACGGTGTTATCCTAGCACCGGTTCCGCGGTTTTGCTTCCTTTGAAGAATCTTCGAGCACCTAAAGTGGAGGCTGAGGTTTTAATCTGTGGTGGAGCCCCGAGAGGAGCTTACCAGAATGCTTTATCGGGTAAGTTTGTTCCAGCGTTGGAAACGTGCGCTCGGATTAAAATAACCGACCCGAACCCGAAATGGGATATGGAAACAATGCCCGGTGCTAGAGTCATGAGTGACATGGTTTTACTCCCGAACGGCGACGTTTTGATTGTTAATGGAGCAGCCGTAGGGACTGCGGGCTGGGAATTGGGCCGTAACCCGCTACTGAGTCCGTTTCTTTATAAACCAAATAATCGGGTCGGGTCGAGATTTGAGGTTCAAACATCGTCTGATATTCCGAGAATGTACCACTCCAGTGCCGTTTTGCTTCGTGACGGTCGCGTTCTGGTTGCTGGGAGCAACCCTcacatttattacaaatttacgAATGTTTTGTTCCCAACGGAGTTACGGTTGGAAGCGTTTTCTCCTTGGTATCTTGAGCCTGGATTCTCTAGCGTGCGTCCCACAATAGTGTTTCCTGCGTCCCAAACAAAACTCAAGTACGGTCAGACGTTGAGGCTTCGGTTTGAGGTGATGAGCGCGACTTTGGTTGGGGATTCGGTGTCGGTTACGATGCTGTCGCCGCCATTTAACACGCACTCGTTCTCCATGAATCAGAGGATGCTGGTGCTGGAGCCACACGATTTGAGTAAGGTTGGGGAATCGACGTACGAGGTTGAAGTTACCGCGCCGGTTTCCGCTGTTCTTGCGCCACCGGGTTTCTATCTGCTGTTTCTGGTTCATCAAGAAATTCCAAGCCAGGGTATTTGGGTCCAGATGGTGTGA